The Methylococcus sp. Mc7 genomic sequence CCCCCTGATTGACATGTTTCAAACCGACGATGGCTTCCACCCCGCCGCCTTTCTTGACCACCGGCCGCTGGGCGCCCTGCAGTGAGGCGAATACGTTCGGCATGGCGACCTGCCGAAAGAAAGCGTTGTCCACGCCGGTCGGCCGTGACGGGTCCAGGTAGAAGCCACGGAGATAGCTGTAGATCCAGTCGGGATGACGGGAGCGGGCGATCAGCGACAGATCGGGCGGAGCAACCCCGAACCAGCCCTCCGCATCAGCGGCACGCATGGCGCTGAGCATGCTGTCCTGCGGCTTCGCCTGGCCCCTCAGGAAATCACGCTCCAGCACACCGTCCTCGAGCTTCAGATCGTGCGCCATGCGCGAATAGCGCAGATGCTTGAGGGAATGGCAGCCCTGGCAGTAGTTCGCGTACGTCACGGCCCCTCGCCTGAGCGACTCCTTGTCGAAGACGTCGACGTCGACGTCCTCCAGCGGCATGACGCTTTCCACGGCAAACGCGCTGCCGGCCACCAAAGTCAGAAAAAGTCCGGCGATTCGTCTCATTTTTTGATTCCGCTAAATGCCCTGGCTTTCTCCAAGCAAGC encodes the following:
- a CDS encoding cytochrome c1; translated protein: MRRIAGLFLTLVAGSAFAVESVMPLEDVDVDVFDKESLRRGAVTYANYCQGCHSLKHLRYSRMAHDLKLEDGVLERDFLRGQAKPQDSMLSAMRAADAEGWFGVAPPDLSLIARSRHPDWIYSYLRGFYLDPSRPTGVDNAFFRQVAMPNVFASLQGAQRPVVKKGGGVEAIVGLKHVNQGALPSEEFDEMVADLVNFLVYAAEPAQLDRLRIGKYVVAVLIVLAVVLYRLKREYWKDIA